In Streptobacillus canis, a genomic segment contains:
- a CDS encoding sulfatase-like hydrolase/transferase: MKNNIAYILLDQVRKDMIGAYGHNIVKTPNIDKLATEGIKFENAFTPASVCGPARTSLFTGLMPSTHGIIRNGEKGGIGEITSENPNIMTSLEGYNSYVVGKWHVGTNSVPADYGIKGHNFNGYGYPGSGVYKNLVFNQPPTRMGNRYHEWLIEKGYEIPEVSNAYFGDNPHLRVQELCGLLSGTKYETIPYFIIDEAKKYILESKAEGKPFFTWINFWGPHTPCIVPEPYYSMYDPKDIVLDESFFKPLKGKPGHYKTISKMWGMWEASEEHWREVIAKFWGYITLIDDAIGDFLDFLKEEGLYNNTFIVATADHGDAMGAHKMIEKGEFMFDSTYNIPMIIKDPKSNRINEVDENLVYLHDLTATVYDVAGQEVPSSFEGESVLNIVREKKDNDRKGLLCQLAGHFVAFEQRMWRRKDYKIVFNASDVGELYDVVNDPGELNNLFYNENYKEIKKELLEEMRTEMKRLGDPLENWVYRIINEI, translated from the coding sequence ATGAAAAACAATATAGCATACATCTTACTAGATCAGGTAAGAAAAGATATGATAGGAGCTTATGGACACAATATAGTTAAGACTCCAAACATAGATAAACTAGCTACCGAAGGTATTAAATTCGAAAATGCTTTCACACCAGCATCTGTTTGTGGACCAGCAAGAACTTCATTATTCACAGGACTTATGCCTTCTACTCATGGAATAATAAGAAATGGTGAAAAAGGTGGGATAGGAGAAATAACATCTGAAAATCCAAATATTATGACATCTTTAGAAGGGTATAACTCTTATGTTGTTGGTAAATGGCACGTTGGAACTAATTCAGTTCCAGCTGATTATGGTATTAAAGGACATAACTTTAATGGATATGGATATCCTGGAAGTGGAGTTTATAAAAATTTAGTTTTTAACCAACCACCTACAAGAATGGGAAATAGATATCATGAATGGTTAATAGAAAAAGGATATGAGATACCTGAAGTATCAAATGCATACTTTGGAGATAATCCTCATTTAAGAGTACAAGAGTTATGTGGATTATTATCTGGAACTAAATATGAAACTATACCTTACTTTATTATAGATGAAGCTAAAAAATATATATTAGAATCTAAAGCAGAAGGTAAACCATTCTTCACTTGGATTAATTTCTGGGGGCCTCATACACCTTGTATAGTTCCTGAACCTTATTATTCAATGTATGATCCTAAAGATATCGTACTTGATGAAAGTTTCTTTAAACCTCTTAAAGGTAAACCTGGACATTATAAAACTATTTCTAAAATGTGGGGAATGTGGGAAGCAAGTGAAGAACATTGGAGAGAGGTTATTGCTAAATTTTGGGGATATATCACACTAATAGATGATGCTATAGGTGATTTCCTAGATTTCTTAAAAGAAGAAGGATTATATAATAATACTTTCATTGTAGCAACCGCAGATCATGGAGATGCCATGGGGGCTCATAAAATGATAGAAAAAGGGGAATTTATGTTCGATAGTACATATAATATTCCTATGATAATTAAAGATCCTAAATCAAATAGAATAAATGAAGTAGATGAGAATCTTGTTTATTTACACGATTTAACTGCAACTGTTTATGATGTAGCTGGTCAAGAGGTTCCATCATCATTTGAAGGTGAATCAGTACTTAACATCGTAAGAGAAAAGAAAGATAATGATAGAAAAGGTTTATTATGCCAATTAGCTGGACACTTCGTAGCATTCGAACAAAGAATGTGGAGAAGAAAAGATTATAAGATAGTATTTAATGCTTCTGATGTTGGAGAACTTTACGATGTAGTAAACGATCCAGGAGAATTAAATAACTTATTCTATAATGAAAACTATAAAGAAATTAAAAAAGAATTACTAGAAGAAATGAGAACTGAGATGAAACGACTTGGAGATCCTCTAGAAAACTGGGTATATAGAATCATTAATGAAATATAA
- a CDS encoding solute:sodium symporter family transporter has protein sequence MITTILSFLLVTGLIALLSWYKTKDDDLTTSKGYFLAGRGLGGLVIGCSMVLTSLSTEQLIGVNANSYNGNFSIIAWTVQSVIPLCVLAKFLLPKYIREGYTTIPEFFENRYDKATRLIMSTLFLFFYLFIAIPTALYTGAIAFNKIFNLDQFGLTYAQSMWVTIWAIGIVGAIYAIFGGLKAVAVSDTINAIVLVIGGLLVPYFGLKFLGNGSMLNGINTITTTHVEKFNAIGGSGDAVPWAAIFTGILIVNFFYWTTNQAIVQRTLGARDLKSGQKGILIAALFLLLLPIILNLPGLLAFHILGEGLKPIDVSYPSLVNKVLPLPLQGFFVAGLFGAVLSTFNSFLNSAATIFCNDLLPSLSKEKIDDQKLISIAKKVSTVMAILTMFIAPLLMYGTDGIFLFTKRFAGFFNIPIVALFVVGIFNKTVSGKAARTAVGLHVLLYFTLVWILKVKLNFVHVMGSLFLFDVIIMLILGAIWKRETPYVAPKDNKTNIDLTDWKYVNLSIATLVVSLLGLYALLSPIGLASTEGKPGLVIAAYVVIELVIIAYYTVLKKQEVK, from the coding sequence ATGATTACAACAATTCTAAGTTTTTTACTTGTAACAGGCTTAATCGCACTATTATCATGGTACAAAACAAAAGATGATGATTTAACAACATCAAAAGGATACTTCTTAGCTGGAAGAGGATTAGGTGGTTTAGTAATAGGATGTTCAATGGTTTTAACTTCATTATCTACTGAACAACTTATAGGAGTTAATGCAAATTCATATAACGGAAATTTTTCAATTATTGCATGGACTGTACAATCAGTTATACCATTATGTGTACTTGCTAAATTCTTATTACCTAAATATATAAGAGAAGGATATACAACTATCCCTGAATTCTTTGAAAATAGATACGACAAAGCAACAAGACTTATAATGTCTACTTTATTCTTATTTTTTTATTTATTCATAGCTATACCAACTGCACTATATACAGGAGCTATTGCATTTAACAAAATATTTAACTTAGATCAATTTGGTTTAACTTATGCACAATCTATGTGGGTTACTATTTGGGCAATAGGAATAGTTGGAGCTATATATGCAATATTTGGTGGATTAAAAGCAGTTGCAGTTTCTGACACTATTAATGCTATTGTATTAGTAATAGGTGGATTATTAGTTCCATACTTTGGATTAAAATTCTTAGGAAATGGAAGTATGTTAAATGGTATTAATACAATTACAACTACTCATGTTGAAAAGTTTAATGCTATAGGTGGTTCAGGAGATGCAGTACCTTGGGCAGCTATTTTCACAGGAATTTTAATAGTTAACTTCTTTTATTGGACTACTAACCAAGCAATAGTTCAAAGAACACTTGGAGCAAGAGATTTAAAATCTGGACAAAAAGGTATATTAATAGCAGCATTATTCTTACTTTTATTACCAATAATCCTTAACTTACCTGGATTATTAGCATTCCATATCTTAGGTGAAGGATTAAAACCCATTGATGTTTCATACCCTTCATTAGTTAATAAGGTATTACCTTTACCATTACAAGGATTTTTCGTTGCTGGATTATTTGGAGCTGTTTTATCAACATTTAATTCATTCCTTAACTCTGCTGCAACAATATTTTGTAATGATTTATTACCTTCTTTAAGTAAAGAAAAAATCGATGATCAAAAATTAATATCTATCGCTAAGAAAGTTTCAACTGTAATGGCAATATTAACAATGTTTATTGCTCCATTACTAATGTACGGTACAGATGGAATATTCTTATTTACTAAAAGATTTGCTGGTTTCTTCAATATACCTATAGTTGCTTTATTCGTAGTTGGAATCTTTAATAAAACTGTATCTGGAAAAGCTGCAAGAACTGCAGTAGGATTACATGTATTATTATATTTCACTTTAGTTTGGATATTAAAAGTTAAATTAAACTTCGTACATGTTATGGGTTCATTATTCTTATTTGATGTAATAATAATGTTAATCTTAGGAGCTATTTGGAAAAGAGAAACACCATATGTTGCTCCTAAAGATAATAAGACTAATATTGATTTAACAGATTGGAAATATGTTAACCTTTCAATTGCAACATTAGTTGTAAGCTTATTAGGATTATATGCATTACTTTCTCCAATTGGTTTAGCATCTACTGAAGGTAAACCAGGATTAGTAATTGCAGCTTACGTAGTAATAGAATTAGTTATTATTGCTTACTATACAGTATTAAAAAAACAAGAGGTAAAATAA
- a CDS encoding ShlB/FhaC/HecB family hemolysin secretion/activation protein: MKSFALTGNIKNIEFEGEHPIKNILQKNAKDHLNENIDKEKIVELMNEFTTILINFGYPTSSISFKEGNINNGDLVFKINAGKIDKIYIQGKDDEKSKKKILSAFGNYEGEILKIHNLDQGIENLNVRGSNHLMEIQASEKEGYSNIVIKEKEERKEGYFDLSIDNIGTKINEANITGIYSNSNILGYNDKLYFSYSTLINKEILKNNRHIINLAYEIPYRNNNFSYDVNIIKTNGYIKGKKSEIKNNNLTVTQKFKVATNVHRTSKSKTNLFGSLNVITVDSRIADQKISVQSKTKFDLTLGLNHKDKVLGGDLNFNFTYDRGIRKTGSDKFKSELRYNIQKPLKNRNILEYDVKMSASVIRGRENVSLGGESTVRGYNETNIYGNMGAFMQNTLSYNIKKEKYSVIPYLGMDMGATENGSIFGITAGIKANVGKFSSRISYSKGLKSVDKQKRENIFDFNLAYSF, translated from the coding sequence ATGAAATCGTTTGCATTAACAGGTAATATAAAAAATATAGAATTTGAAGGAGAACATCCTATAAAGAATATTTTACAAAAAAATGCAAAAGATCATTTGAATGAAAATATAGATAAAGAAAAAATAGTTGAATTAATGAATGAATTTACAACAATATTAATAAATTTTGGATATCCAACAAGTAGTATTTCTTTTAAAGAAGGTAATATTAATAATGGAGATTTAGTTTTTAAGATTAATGCTGGTAAAATTGATAAAATATATATACAAGGGAAAGATGATGAAAAATCTAAAAAGAAAATATTATCAGCCTTTGGTAATTATGAAGGAGAAATTTTAAAAATACATAATTTAGATCAGGGTATTGAAAACTTAAATGTAAGAGGTTCTAATCATTTAATGGAAATACAAGCAAGTGAAAAAGAAGGTTATTCTAATATAGTAATAAAAGAAAAAGAAGAAAGAAAAGAAGGTTATTTTGATTTAAGTATAGATAATATAGGAACTAAAATAAATGAAGCAAATATTACAGGAATTTATTCAAACTCTAATATTTTGGGATATAATGATAAACTATATTTTTCTTATTCTACACTGATTAATAAAGAAATCTTAAAAAATAATAGGCATATAATAAATTTAGCTTATGAAATTCCTTATAGGAATAATAATTTTTCTTATGATGTTAATATTATAAAGACTAATGGATATATTAAAGGGAAAAAAAGTGAAATTAAAAATAATAATTTAACAGTAACACAAAAATTTAAAGTAGCTACAAATGTACATAGAACGTCAAAATCTAAAACAAATCTTTTTGGTAGTTTAAATGTTATAACTGTTGATTCAAGAATAGCTGATCAAAAAATATCAGTTCAATCAAAGACTAAATTTGATTTAACACTTGGTTTAAATCATAAAGATAAGGTATTAGGAGGAGATTTAAATTTTAATTTTACATATGATAGAGGTATTAGAAAAACAGGTAGTGATAAATTTAAGTCGGAATTAAGATATAATATTCAAAAACCTTTAAAAAATAGAAATATTTTAGAATATGATGTTAAGATGTCAGCTTCAGTAATAAGGGGAAGGGAAAATGTTTCTTTAGGAGGTGAAAGTACTGTAAGAGGATATAATGAAACAAATATATATGGTAATATGGGAGCATTTATGCAAAATACTTTATCATATAATATAAAAAAGGAAAAATATAGTGTAATACCATATTTAGGTATGGATATGGGTGCTACAGAAAATGGGAGTATATTTGGTATAACTGCAGGGATTAAAGCTAATGTAGGTAAATTTAGTTCAAGAATAAGTTATTCAAAAGGACTAAAATCAGTTGATAAACAAAAAAGAGAGAATATCTTTGACTTTAATCTAGCATATTCATTTTAG